A genomic window from Ruminiclostridium cellulolyticum H10 includes:
- a CDS encoding DUF1287 domain-containing protein produces the protein MKRFVFVASIVLAVGFVAILCYSHFAFQDAFFFLRGEVKIEKIVCQGDMDGDGIPDNDDIVRGARMEIANRTKYQSTYYEGGYPPKSEGVCTDVVWRALKNAGYDLKAHMDADISRNTSDYKSGVIIPDQNIDFRRVKNQYVFFKRYATNLTTEVKPFDRKNLYEWQPGDIVILKNSDHVAIISDKRRRDGVPAIIHNSSTFPMEENLLVKWSKNGRIIGHFRFPQNDLE, from the coding sequence ATGAAGAGATTTGTATTTGTAGCATCCATAGTATTGGCAGTTGGCTTTGTAGCAATATTATGCTACAGCCACTTTGCTTTTCAGGATGCTTTTTTCTTTCTCAGGGGTGAGGTTAAAATTGAGAAAATAGTTTGTCAAGGGGATATGGACGGGGATGGTATTCCCGACAACGATGATATTGTACGGGGTGCCAGAATGGAGATAGCCAACAGGACAAAGTACCAAAGTACTTACTATGAGGGAGGATATCCGCCAAAATCAGAAGGGGTATGTACAGATGTTGTGTGGAGAGCACTCAAAAATGCAGGATACGACCTGAAGGCACATATGGATGCTGATATTTCAAGAAATACATCAGATTACAAAAGTGGTGTTATTATACCTGATCAAAATATAGATTTCAGGCGTGTAAAGAACCAGTATGTTTTTTTCAAAAGGTATGCTACCAATCTTACTACAGAGGTAAAGCCATTTGACAGGAAAAACTTATATGAATGGCAACCCGGTGATATAGTAATACTGAAAAACAGTGACCATGTTGCTATTATATCGGATAAACGCAGGAGAGATGGAGTCCCCGCTATAATACACAACTCCAGCACTTTTCCAATGGAAGAAAACTTGCTTGTAAAATGGAGCAAAAATGGCCGGATAATAGGGCATTTCAGGTTCCCGCAAAATGATTTGGAATAA
- the ybaK gene encoding Cys-tRNA(Pro) deacylase, whose translation MATQKTNVMRILDSAKINYNMYTYDSKGGAIDGVSVAEKIGQPVERVYKTLVTRGNSKNFFVFVIPVSKELNLKAAAKAVGEKSIEMIRVDEINKVTGYIRGGCSPIGMKKDFKTVIDSTCKNLATIIFSGGKIGFQVEVNPKELVNFIKAGVENITE comes from the coding sequence GTGGCAACTCAAAAAACAAATGTTATGAGAATTTTGGATAGTGCGAAAATCAATTATAATATGTATACATACGACAGTAAGGGCGGAGCAATAGACGGTGTTTCAGTAGCCGAAAAGATAGGACAACCTGTTGAAAGAGTTTATAAAACACTGGTAACCAGAGGAAACAGCAAGAACTTTTTTGTATTTGTAATTCCGGTAAGCAAGGAACTTAACCTGAAAGCTGCTGCAAAAGCAGTTGGGGAGAAGTCCATAGAGATGATAAGAGTGGATGAAATCAATAAGGTTACAGGCTACATAAGGGGAGGCTGTTCGCCCATAGGGATGAAGAAAGACTTCAAAACAGTAATTGATAGTACTTGTAAAAACCTTGCTACAATTATTTTCAGCGGGGGGAAAATAGGTTTTCAGGTTGAGGTTAACCCAAAGGAATTGGTAAATTTCATAAAAGCGGGTGTGGAAAACATAACTGAATAA